A segment of the Leclercia adecarboxylata genome:
CGTTTTATGCTTATGAAAAGCTAAAATCAGAATGCGGAAGTATCCTGGAACAGACCCACTTTCAGGTCATTCGCGGTATAGATCAGACGACCGTCGACCAGCACTTCGCCATCCGCCAGGCCCATAATCAGGCGACGGTTAACAATGCGTTTGAAGTGAATGCGGTAGGTAACTTTTTTCGCGGTTGGCAGAACCTGACCGGTGAATTTCACTTCACCAACGCCCAGGGCGCGGCCTTTACCTTCGCCACCCAGCCAGCCGAGGTAGAAACCAACCAGCTGCCACATCGCATCCAGACCCAGGCAGCCTGGCATCACCGGATCACCAATAAAGTGGCAACCAAAGAACCACAGGTCCGGGTTGATATCGAGCTCTGCTTCTACGTAACCCTTATCGAAGTTGCCGCCGGTTTCCGTCATCTTCACGACACGGTCCATCATCAGCATGTTCGGGGCCGGTAACTGCGGGCCTTTCTCGCCAAACAGTTCACCGCGACCAGAGGCAAGAAGATCTTCTTTTGTATAGGATTCGCGTTTATCTACCATGTTCTCAGTATGCCTTATTTTAGTGAAGGACGCAGGATAGCTAACACGTGTACGCTGAACAAGTCCGATCAGTTAGGCGTGAACCAGTTCAACCAGCGTAACGGCCAGGGATAACGATGACGTGCTTCCTGCTGTGTTGCCTGCGCAATACGCTCCTGGATAGTGTGCATCAGCGTCGTCTGCCCTTCGGCATCCCACTCCAGGTTTGTCAGTAAGGGTAGCGCATCAGCAATGTCTTCGATCGCCCAGAGGGTGAATTGTTCCTCTTCTACCGCTGTCAGCAGTTCCTGGCTGAGGCTAAGATGGCGGACGTTCGGCAGAGGGATAATGACGCCCTGTTTACCGTTCAGCCCGCGCTGCTGGCAAACGGTAAAGAAGCCTTCGATCTTCTCATTCAGCCCGCCGACCGGCTGCGCGCGACCAAACTGATCCACCGAACCGGTAATGGCAATGCTCTGATTCACCGGCACATCGGCCAGGGCGCTGATTAACGCGCACAGCTCTGCCATCGAGGCGCTATCGCCATCGACTTCGCTGTAGGACTGCTCGAAGGTCAGGGAGGCGGTGAAGGGGATCTGCTGCTCAAGCTGCAGTTCCGACATCAGATAAGCCTGCATGATCATCATGCCCTTGGCATGAATATTCCCGCCGAGCTCGGCTTTACGTTCCACATCGATAAACTCACCGTCACCGATGTGTACGACGCAGCTGATGCGAGACGGTTCGCCAAAGGCGCGCGGATGACCAGGGAACTCAATCACCGACAGGGCGTTGATCTGCCCTACGCGTTCACCTTCGGTTTCGACCAGGATCTGCTCCAGCAGGATCTCGTCCTGCATGCGATCCGCAAGGTAGCCTTCACGCCACTCTCGCTGCAGCAGCATCTGGGAGAGGTGCTCGCCGGTAATGGTGCCGTCATCGGTCATGGCCGCGGCTTCACGCAGCTGCTTACCAAGCCAGAGAGGGCAAAGCGGCAGGGTCTCCTGATCGCCGGTATAACGCACTGCTTCGCGGATCAGCACCGGCCAGGCATCGGCCGCCAGGGTTGGAAGTTGCGCACGTTCGCAGACGGCATGCACCCACTGAAGCCATTGCAGCATATCTTCGGCATCCGCGATCTGCGTGCTGTCTTCAAACTCGCTGTACACCACCTGGTCTGCCAGTTCGGGTTCCATCTCCTGGAAATCGGCCAGCGCTTCGCGATCGCCAATCAGCACCACTTTCAGGGAGAGCGGCATAGAAGGCACGGCAACCGGAAGAGGGCGCGACTCATCATACGCCACCCAGTCAAACCGCTGCTGGCTGACGCTATTTTTCAAGCGCATCCACAGCAGAGGCTGTGCCAGAAGGGTGCGCAGGGAGATGAGCAGCACGCCGCCATTGGCCTGATGGACCATGCCGGGATGCAGGGTTAACTCGCCGTTAAACTGACGCAGGCAGCCGAAAAGCTGTTCAGCTTCTGTCCAGCCCGCCGGGACAATGTTGCCTGTGACAGCAAAACGGCCATCGGGTACGGTCGCCGGTTCAAAGGTAACAGTATGCCCGTTAATGTTGTACTCACCCCCAAAGACCGTCCCGGTTTCTGGTTGCAGCTGCCGCATGGCATCCGCCAGAAGACTCAGATACTCCGCTTCGTCTGGCGCTTTCAACAACATGAACGGTGAGGTGGCCCACGGGCTTAACACCTGCTCCAGTGCGTAATGCAAACGGGGCTGTGTGTCACTGAGGATGTATTCGTGTTCTTTCGCGAGATCTGGCTGTGCAAACAGTTCCTGATAGCTATCGGTATCCGGAACCAGGTCACGCCATGCAAGTTTCGTAATGGTCAAAGTTGATGTTTTTTAGTCAGAAGTAAAACGATGGAGTATACCGTAAGGCGCAGGCTCTGCCCATGAGGGAATGGGCGTTTCCAGCGATGAATACGTCACCGCGTGTCACAGGATATGATTTCTTTTCAGCAGATTGCCAAAAAACTGATATTCTGAACACAGTTACACGGTCACACTGAGATCGCAATGAAATACCAACAACTGGAAAATCTCGAAAGCGGCTGGAAATGGAAGTATCTGGTCAAAAAACACCGTGAAGGGGAATTGATCACGTGCTACCTCGAAGCCAGTGCTGCAAAAGAAGCTGTAGATTTATTGCTGACCCTCGAAAATGAACCCATTCTGGTCAACGGCTGGATAGATAAACACATCAATCCGGCGCTCCTGAACCGCATGAAGCAGACCATCCGCGCGCGGCGAAAACGGCATTTCAATGCTGAACACCAGCATACCCGGAAGAAGTCGATCGATCTGGAGTTTATGGTCTGGCAACGTCTGGCGGGGCTTGCCCAGCGCCGCGGAAAAACCTTGTCTGAGACTATCGTGCAGCTGATTGAAGATGCGGAACATAAAGAGAAGTACGCCAACCAGATGTCGACCCTGAAAACCGATCTCCAGGCGCTGCTCGCCAATAAGAAGTAGCGTTTTACTTTTCTTCAGGTAATAAAAAACCCCGCAACATGGCGGGGTTTTTTTATAAGACGATAACTTATGCCGCTGGCTGAGTTACAACGTCTTTGATGCCTTTAACTTCGATCTCTACGCGACGATCTGGTGCCAGGCAGTCGATCAGTGCAGCGCGAGGTTTCACGTTGTCACAGGTAGAACCGGTAACTGGGTTAGATTCGCCCATACCACGTGGGGAGATCTTGTTAGCCGGGATACCTTTAGAGATCAGGTAATCAACAACGGACTGAGCACGTTTCTCGGACAGACCCTGGTTGTAAGCGTCAGAACCGATACGGTCGGTGAAGCCCAGAACCACAACGGAACCGTCTTTAGGATCCAGGTTGCTCAGCTGGGTGTACAGCTGATCCAGTGCCTGCTGACCTTCTGGTTTCAGGGTTGCTTTGTTGAAGTTGAACAGAACGTCAGACTTCAGAGTGAAGTGCTTGGTCTGTACTTCTGGAGCTGGTGCTGGAGCTGGAGCAACGATTGGCGCTGCTTCTTCCTGCTGGCCGAAACGGTAGGAAACACCTACGCTCAGCATGCCGTTGTCTGGACGAACACCAACGGTGTTGCCATCGCCGATGTTGTTAACCCACTGGTATTCCAGACGGGTAGCAACGTCACGGGTCATTGCCCACTCAACGCCACCTGCGAATACTGGAGATACGCCAGTGTCATGGTCGTCGCCAGCGATGCTGTTGCTGGAGTCTGCACGCCATACCATGCCGCCCAGACGGGTGTAGATGTCTACAGCGTCATTTACTGGGTAGCCCAGTTTAGCAGTCAGCTGAACGCCCTGTGCTTTGAATGCGCCGTTGATGTTGTCGCCTTTGTAAGGCATACGGCCCAGCCAGTCGTAACCCATTTCGAAACCAACGTACGGGTTAACCTGATAACCACCGAACGCGCCTGCGCCCAGCTGGCTTTCGTGAGTTGGGCCGTCGTTGTTCAGAGCGTCGTTATACCAGCCAGTGTCATGGAACTGAGACCAGCCCAGTTTAGCACCTGCATACCAGGTATTATCTTTTGGAGCGGCCTGCGCTACGGTAGCGAAACCTGCCAGTGCCACTGCAATCGCGATAGCTGTCTTTTTCATTTTTTGCGCCTCGTTATCATCCAAAAATCGCCATGAGAATCTCAATGAGAGTCACGGTTAAATCCTTCACCGGGGGGCGGGGACAAAGAGTAAAGCTACCGATATCTTCGGTTTAGGCCGAGCACCCCTGGCGATGTAAAGTCTACAACGTACCTGAAAACTTACAAGTGTGAACTCCGTCAGGCATATGAAAAAAAAAGTTTTGTATACACAATATTTAACATTTATGGCGAAGATTTGGGCATGCTAAACTGGAGGAAGCCGCGGCAGACAAGACTTGTCGCGGCTTTTAGAAAGGGAACCAATGGCGTACAGAGCCTGCAAAATAAATTCCAGGAAAACTCTTATTTTTACTTAGTGATACAAATTCGAGTGAATTTTTAGCCCAGAAAGGTGTCCGTTGCCCAGAGCATTCATCCGAACGGGACGCATAATAAAGCCGAGTGCATTACCTTCTTCGGCCGCTTCAGCCAGACGATGTTGCTCCGTTTCGGTTAATTCTTCCGTAAACCAGCCAATCACCACGCTGTAATTCCCGGTACGCAGTGCTCTCACCATCGATTCTACAGTATGGCAGGGATCCATCTGGCTAACCTGCATCACTTTAGTCAGCGGTAAACCTGCGGACTGCACCCATTCCCGGCTCAACTTCTGTTGCGGCGTCAGCCACAGCTGCCAGCGAGACTGTTGACCCAGCTGCTGTAACAGGGGCAGCAATAACAGCTGCGTCATCATGGGCTGGTCTTCACGGTAAAGCACTTCACTAATCAACCCGGTGGACATATACGCAGCGGAACTCCGTGCACTTTTACCAGCGGAAGAAGAGAAAGTTGTTGAACGGTTTGCATAGCCTGAAGAGTACATAATCAATCCAGCCCTGTAGTTACTGTATGGATATACAGTAACCCCTGTGCGTCTAAAGATCAACCTCATTTTCTGAAAGCGCCTCGCAAATTTGGTTTGTTATTCAGGCGGATTGAAAAATCATCTTGCCGTTCGATCGTAAGTTACCTATTTTTTGGCTAACGGATCCGTTAACAAAAAACTTTAATTTTACTCCATGATTTACAAGGGAAATATCATGAAAAAGTTATCTTACGAACGGATCTATCAATCAACAAAATATCTTTCTCCTCTCGGTGATGTTGAGCATCGTGCCCTGTTTGGTGGATACACTCTGGCGGTGGATGACGCGGTCTTTGCGATGGTGTCAGACGGGGAGTTATACCTGCGCGCTTGCGAAGAGAGCGCACAGTATTGCGTCAAAAATGCCTCCTCTTACTTAACGCTGGTGAAGCGGGGGCGCGCAGTATTGTTGAATTATTATCGCGTCGATGAGGCGCTCTGGCAGGATCGGGATAAGCTCCTGCAGCTCTCCTCATTTGCGCTTGAGGCCGCGCGGCGGGAACGCCGGGAACGGTACAAGCGCGACAGGTTGAAAGATTTACCCAATCTCACCTTTCAGCTTGAGATCCTGCTGAACGAGGCGGGCATCGCCAACGAAGAGGCGTTACGCGCCCTCGGGGCCGAGCAGTGCTGGCTGAAGATCAGAGAGCTTAACAGGCACCTGAGCTACAAAGTGCTGTTCGCACTGGAAGGGGCGATCGTCGGATTGCATGAAGCTGCGCTCCCGGAGACAAGGCGCCGGGAGCTGGTGGAGTGGTACAAAAGGCTGCCGGTGGATAACAGCACTCACTCCGGCAGTTGATTAACGTGCTGCTGTAAACGACATATTTCTGGTAGCAACGCGATAAGCAGACCGATTTGCTGCAGCACCAGCGGCGCTTTGCTCTCGGCACCCGGTTCAATATGCGAAATGCGTTGCGCCAGTTCGGTCAGGGCCTGCTGAACACGAGGTTCATCCGCCGGACGTTGATGAAGCGCATCATCCACGTAGCAAACGGCGTCATCAAGCAGGGCCAGGATGGCTGGACTGGTCAGCCGCTCGCGATGCGCGCCCAGCGCCGAAATGTAGCTGGTAAAGGTATGATTCAGGCACAACAGACGGAAGGCGACTTCGCGCGTTTCCGCTGTCGCTCGCGGCTCGGTGGACATATTCGAGACCACCGAAGCCAGTTCTGCATCGCGATTATAGGCGTCACGTCGGGCTATGCGATACGCCAGGCGGTTATCGCGGCCCTGGTGATACTGCTCGAGAATGGCGTCCAGATACCGGCAGTTGGCATTCATCGCCTGATCGAGTACCCGCGGCAGATTACGGAACCGCCAGTCCGGCCAGATAAAGCTCACCGCAGCCCAGGCAATGGCGCAGCCGATCAGGGTATCAATGATGCGCGGCAGTGCTACTTCAAAGCCTTCCCCAAGCAGGTTGAAACAGAGCAGCACCAGCAGAGTAATAAACATGGTGGCGTGCGCGTACTGCACATTGCGAAACGCAAAAAAGAGCACCCCAGTGATCACAATTAAGATCAGCTGGCCTTCCAGTGAGGGGACGAAGTAAAGGATAGGCAGTCCGATAGCGACCCCCACCAGCGTACCGAGAATACGCAGCGCCAGCCGGTGGCGGGTGGCATTATAGTTGGGCTGGCAAACAAACAGGCTGGTCAGCAAAATCCAGTAGCCATGGTTAAGGCCGGTTATCTGTATAAAGGCGTAGCCAATACAGAGCACCACCGACATCCTCACCGCATGGCGAAACAGCGCCGATTCCGGCGAAAAGTTGCGACTTAAGCGCAGCCACATATCGCTAAAACTGTGCAGACTATCGTCGGCTAGCTGGTTTTCAACATCATTACCGGGCATTGCCAGCGCCTGCTCGGATTCGATGGTGGCGAGCTGGGCATCAATGGCGCGCAGGTTGTTCAGCAGGAAACCCAGGGCTTTCATCTGTTCGGCTGAGGTCCCGCTGGCCTGGACGCGATCGAGTGCCGCATCCAGGTGCGTGAAGGCCCGCTCAAAACGCGGATCGTGCTGATAAGGGGTGCGCAGCAGGATGGATTGCGACAGCTGATGACAGGCCTGAGACTGCATGGAGAGCAGGCGCTGGAAGCGAAACATCACGTCGCTGTAGCGAAACTTCTCGCGCAGGTCGGCGTACTGGATATGCGAGGAACTGGCGCGCTCGTGAATATCCTGTGCGACAAAATAGTAATGCAGGGTCCGGCGGGTGCCGCGCTGACCGCGATCGCCGCGTAAACGGGTAAGCAGGGAGGCTTTGGTCTGGTTCAGCGTGGTCACCAGTTGGCCGTTCGCCAGGGCCAGATCGTACAGCGGCGCCTGACCGTCACCTTCAATATCCGGGTCAAAGAGCCGGGACTTGAGTTCCAGATAGTGCGCCAGCTGCTCATAGCTGCGGGCCAGATTGTCCTGCAACGGGCGAATGGGGAAGATCAGGTGCCCGGAGAGAGTAAGCAGGTTATACCAGACCGCTCCCAGGAGCAGGAGCACCGGCTGTTGATACCACTGGTCGTAAAGCGATACCCCCAGCATGGTATAGATAGCAATCAGCAGCGCGCCAAAGGCGATAGTGGCATAGCGTTGGCCCAGCCCGCCCAGTAGGATAAAGACGCTGGTGGAGAGCATCAGCCCGATGGCGAAAAGCCACGGCCAGGGGAAGAGCAGCTCCACCGACGCCGAGGCGATAAAAAAGCAGATCAGCGTGATAACCAGATTGCGCAGCCGACCGGCGAGACGGTCATCCAGATCGGCCAGCGCCCCGGCGACGACGCCCAGCGTCAGCGGAATGGTCAGCTTCACGTCGCCCAGCCACCAGGGCAGGGCGGTGCTGCCACACAGGGCAATAAAGATCCTGGCGTTGTACAGCCAGGCGCTGTTGAGAGTGTAGCGGCGAATCAGCGGGCTTAGCATGAGCGCACGGGATCCTTGTTACGGAAAACGACGGCGGGCGTTGGCTTCCCGCGCGGCACGGGCAACTTCCACCGGGACGACCCGGCGTCCGACAGGCCACAAGGCAATGGCGGCAATTTTAAAATTGGCGATCCCGACCGGGATACCGATAAGCGTCAGGCACTGGGCGATCCCCGCCGCAATGTGCATCACGCACAGCCACCAGCCGAAAAAGATCAGCCACAAGATATTGAGCAGCGTTCCGCCGGTGTTCATCAGCGCGCTTTTGCTGTCAGGCTCCAGCTCGTCCACGTGAACGGCTTCGTTACCGTACGGAACCAGTGACAGTTTGGTGATCTCCCAGCAGGAGCGCGTCAGCGGCAGGGTGAAGATCAGCACCACGCTGACCAGCGTTGCCAGCAGCCAGGCGAGCGTGGTGGCAAAACCACCCAGGACAAAATTCAAAATATTCAGAACGGTACGCATAAAACCTCAATTCTTTCCATAATGTTGAAGCCCTGCTGATTGTAACGTTTTTTTGCGCTGGAGCACCTGAAAACTGGCAGTTAAACTATCAGGCAATTTCTCACGTCGTGGATCGGGCTGGACATGGAACTGAAAGCAACTTCGTTAGGCAAACGCCTGGCACAACATCCGTACGACAAAGTCGTTCTGCTCAATGCCGGGGTGAAAGTCTCTGGCGAACGCCACGAATACCTCATTCCCTTCAAT
Coding sequences within it:
- the sulA gene encoding SOS-induced cell division inhibitor SulA, translated to MYSSGYANRSTTFSSSAGKSARSSAAYMSTGLISEVLYREDQPMMTQLLLLPLLQQLGQQSRWQLWLTPQQKLSREWVQSAGLPLTKVMQVSQMDPCHTVESMVRALRTGNYSVVIGWFTEELTETEQHRLAEAAEEGNALGFIMRPVRMNALGNGHLSGLKIHSNLYH
- a CDS encoding Lon protease family protein; the encoded protein is MTITKLAWRDLVPDTDSYQELFAQPDLAKEHEYILSDTQPRLHYALEQVLSPWATSPFMLLKAPDEAEYLSLLADAMRQLQPETGTVFGGEYNINGHTVTFEPATVPDGRFAVTGNIVPAGWTEAEQLFGCLRQFNGELTLHPGMVHQANGGVLLISLRTLLAQPLLWMRLKNSVSQQRFDWVAYDESRPLPVAVPSMPLSLKVVLIGDREALADFQEMEPELADQVVYSEFEDSTQIADAEDMLQWLQWVHAVCERAQLPTLAADAWPVLIREAVRYTGDQETLPLCPLWLGKQLREAAAMTDDGTITGEHLSQMLLQREWREGYLADRMQDEILLEQILVETEGERVGQINALSVIEFPGHPRAFGEPSRISCVVHIGDGEFIDVERKAELGGNIHAKGMMIMQAYLMSELQLEQQIPFTASLTFEQSYSEVDGDSASMAELCALISALADVPVNQSIAITGSVDQFGRAQPVGGLNEKIEGFFTVCQQRGLNGKQGVIIPLPNVRHLSLSQELLTAVEEEQFTLWAIEDIADALPLLTNLEWDAEGQTTLMHTIQERIAQATQQEARHRYPWPLRWLNWFTPN
- the fabA gene encoding bifunctional 3-hydroxydecanoyl-ACP dehydratase/trans-2-decenoyl-ACP isomerase, with protein sequence MVDKRESYTKEDLLASGRGELFGEKGPQLPAPNMLMMDRVVKMTETGGNFDKGYVEAELDINPDLWFFGCHFIGDPVMPGCLGLDAMWQLVGFYLGWLGGEGKGRALGVGEVKFTGQVLPTAKKVTYRIHFKRIVNRRLIMGLADGEVLVDGRLIYTANDLKVGLFQDTSAF
- a CDS encoding TfoX/Sxy family DNA transformation protein, coding for MKKLSYERIYQSTKYLSPLGDVEHRALFGGYTLAVDDAVFAMVSDGELYLRACEESAQYCVKNASSYLTLVKRGRAVLLNYYRVDEALWQDRDKLLQLSSFALEAARRERRERYKRDRLKDLPNLTFQLEILLNEAGIANEEALRALGAEQCWLKIRELNRHLSYKVLFALEGAIVGLHEAALPETRRRELVEWYKRLPVDNSTHSGS
- the yccS gene encoding YccS family putative transporter produces the protein MLSPLIRRYTLNSAWLYNARIFIALCGSTALPWWLGDVKLTIPLTLGVVAGALADLDDRLAGRLRNLVITLICFFIASASVELLFPWPWLFAIGLMLSTSVFILLGGLGQRYATIAFGALLIAIYTMLGVSLYDQWYQQPVLLLLGAVWYNLLTLSGHLIFPIRPLQDNLARSYEQLAHYLELKSRLFDPDIEGDGQAPLYDLALANGQLVTTLNQTKASLLTRLRGDRGQRGTRRTLHYYFVAQDIHERASSSHIQYADLREKFRYSDVMFRFQRLLSMQSQACHQLSQSILLRTPYQHDPRFERAFTHLDAALDRVQASGTSAEQMKALGFLLNNLRAIDAQLATIESEQALAMPGNDVENQLADDSLHSFSDMWLRLSRNFSPESALFRHAVRMSVVLCIGYAFIQITGLNHGYWILLTSLFVCQPNYNATRHRLALRILGTLVGVAIGLPILYFVPSLEGQLILIVITGVLFFAFRNVQYAHATMFITLLVLLCFNLLGEGFEVALPRIIDTLIGCAIAWAAVSFIWPDWRFRNLPRVLDQAMNANCRYLDAILEQYHQGRDNRLAYRIARRDAYNRDAELASVVSNMSTEPRATAETREVAFRLLCLNHTFTSYISALGAHRERLTSPAILALLDDAVCYVDDALHQRPADEPRVQQALTELAQRISHIEPGAESKAPLVLQQIGLLIALLPEICRLQQHVNQLPE
- a CDS encoding YccF domain-containing protein → MRTVLNILNFVLGGFATTLAWLLATLVSVVLIFTLPLTRSCWEITKLSLVPYGNEAVHVDELEPDSKSALMNTGGTLLNILWLIFFGWWLCVMHIAAGIAQCLTLIGIPVGIANFKIAAIALWPVGRRVVPVEVARAAREANARRRFP
- the ompA gene encoding porin OmpA, translated to MKKTAIAIAVALAGFATVAQAAPKDNTWYAGAKLGWSQFHDTGWYNDALNNDGPTHESQLGAGAFGGYQVNPYVGFEMGYDWLGRMPYKGDNINGAFKAQGVQLTAKLGYPVNDAVDIYTRLGGMVWRADSSNSIAGDDHDTGVSPVFAGGVEWAMTRDVATRLEYQWVNNIGDGNTVGVRPDNGMLSVGVSYRFGQQEEAAPIVAPAPAPAPEVQTKHFTLKSDVLFNFNKATLKPEGQQALDQLYTQLSNLDPKDGSVVVLGFTDRIGSDAYNQGLSEKRAQSVVDYLISKGIPANKISPRGMGESNPVTGSTCDNVKPRAALIDCLAPDRRVEIEVKGIKDVVTQPAA
- the matP gene encoding macrodomain Ter protein MatP translates to MKYQQLENLESGWKWKYLVKKHREGELITCYLEASAAKEAVDLLLTLENEPILVNGWIDKHINPALLNRMKQTIRARRKRHFNAEHQHTRKKSIDLEFMVWQRLAGLAQRRGKTLSETIVQLIEDAEHKEKYANQMSTLKTDLQALLANKK